The nucleotide window CTTTCTTCAAATGTCTTATAATAAGAAGTATTATGAAGACTAGAAGCCACAAATAAAGCTagtttgtttttatcttttcgCCCAATACATTCCcatatataataaagtaTACATTTTAATAGTTCGTAATCTGTATATGTGAAATCATATCTGAATGTTTTTATCGTCTTCTCGACAAATCTTTCGAAATTCCAACTATAATGACATGGTTTATCGTAGGAATATTCTTTGTATGAGGATTTTTTAGATCTGTTGCAACAATCTGTATTTAATGCTCTATAATCTCCAAAGTTACTGCATGAAACTAGAGATATCAGTAATAGAGATAACATAAAATcgaagaattttttttcttttatacttttaatttttagtttgtttgtttaaaCGAACAAACCAACTATTTATGATGAAGAATACTGAAcagtaaatataaatttttttagaaaaaaaactgatgcaaaaaatatgttatttaatttcaatatttgttttatacaaatatagtgtattttgttaaaacaacaatatttgaatttttttttatcgtGTAATTGTAGGCTTtgttacaaaaataatactcatttaaattttaaaaaaaatttaacatttGCTGTTCTAACTTATGTTTTATTGTTGTAACTTTCTGTATAATGTCCATACCTAAAGCAGCTTAAGTTATAGCCatattaattctttttGCTTGCAATATTTTCACTTTTTACATTATTTACGGACTTTTaggtaaatttttttttatgttctaATTTCTGTTTATCTATATGTacacttttttattttaatttttgattgACAAGCCAAAGCATTGACGTTTCATTACGGAATtatgtatattttaatattatgccccattataaatttttaaattttcacttaaagaaaaaaaacaaaatacaaGCTTCATTCattgtttattttgaaGAAATGGTTTAAATTAGTAGAGTATTTTTTGGAATGGAAAAAAACAACCTTTTGCATTATGACATCAGTAAAACtgatttctaaatttatgttaaatttgttattttccatttttaactttaggccatttaatatttttttgcaatttttgactttaaaagaatatagctttggattttttaataaaagacaaaaaatttaaacctTATAATTAGAAAAgtaaattaaagaaaaattaaatatgtgGGGTTAACACATAGCTAATCTAATGAtagtattaaaatttttcatgcagatcatatttaatattgcATAAAAACGGAAGTATttaatcattaaaaaaaaactatggAAAAATgactaaaatttataaaaaaatttcttatgaTCAGGTAAAATAGATTGAGAATTTAAATTGATTGAAAACAACTAcataaatatctttttggATAGtcaaaatgttttaatacaataaaGTCAAGTAGATATAGTCTTCTAAGCATTTTATACTTGAAAATCGGGGCGCTGtggatttaaaaattttcttttaaatatataatactaattgttttaattatagGCTTCATCTAAATGagataaatattaagacataataaaagttttaatacTTAGTAATGACTTAGAATATACCAAACATATTATTTTGTGAAATGGtcttattttacaattcaTTTTGCGCATTTAAAAGGTCGATTCGTTTTCGTTCATTCTTTTTgcttttttctaaaaaatttaaaatatattatttgtttttttcttaattacGGCCATATCTACTGTAAAGCACCGGAACTCGTCAGCTCTCCGAAGTTAAGCCAGTAAGAGCCTTGTAAGTACTGAGATGGGAGACCGCTCGGAAAAGCAGGGTGCtgtaatttttgaaaatttgatAAGGTGcaattcattttatttgtccacatatcttttttattgcatgataaaatcaaaaaaaatgaccCTTTTGACATTATTCCTCCGTatacatatatttttatttttgaaagtCAAGGTagtgaaaataaaatttataaaacaaaaacaagAATTTCATAGGCcttatattgaaaattgaCTCAATAATCACAATAACAGTTTAtaatgatataaaattcttttaaacAGTGTTTAATATCTCAAAgtatcatattttttacttgtaTTAATATTACACTTGCCAAggtataataaattttcatgttttttaataattcacATTTGTATTCTTTCTTCTATTCAAATCTTATActaagttttttaatacatataattttacgCACCTTGCCTTATAAACATCTTTAAGATGTATAATATCGATTTTGTGAATagtaagaaataaattctattaTTAAAGTATATATTTCTAAGATAATTGCACTTACAACATCCCAATaagttataataaattgattAAGACTTCTCTTTTTTGCGtataaaatgtataataaaGAGATGTCATGACCTTTTAGGTCGAAGAAAGAttgcaaataaaaatgtgtTAAATTTACCAATATGTTATATTcttgtaattttattttattttgctCATCCACATTTTCCACTTAGactttcaaaaattatgctaaaaataaaatctaaaatttttaaaattgaatatGACCTTGATTCGTGACATTACGccttagaaaaaatatactacGCACAATTGAGCTtgcttttataaatttgactaaaagaataaaaggttgcattttatatttataatacttTATTAATTGTTTCTACCCCTTCTTTACTTACAATTTTGATTTctatattagaaatatccACAGAGCatctttgttttaaaacataaaaacatttctgtattatttttattccgTCTTCTTTGGTTATATTCTTATGATATTCCTTGTCAAGCACACCGTAGCAAAAATAAGTAGAAATTCCTACAGCCATAAAATCATTCTCATGCAAAGATCCATATAAATCTACGCTGTATAACTCAGGGCCGTCTTGTGACAGTCCAcctactaaaaaataacaattttTAGGATGTGATCTTAAGTTGTCATATAAAGTCTTCTGGATTACATTGGCAGTCACCTTAGGAGTAATTTCTACATTATTCTGTATCTCTTCGTAAATTAACTTCTCATTGATAAAAGACGAAGTTCTAAAAGCATCTCCTTGGTCGCCCAAGTAGGTAAAAACCACcttattgtttatattgtaaaatttatcttcttCCCTTTTAAGAACTAAATATGAATTCTTTACACTAGAATCAGTTCCTATAATGACAAAATCATTGCCTTTTAGAGCTACAGAAGATTccattttgtttttagggtagaaaataacaaaaaatagtaagacgaaaaaaatcaaactAAGATATGAAATATCCAGTAGTAACACATAAAACAGaaatgatttattaatgagaatagaaaaatgtaatatttgtttaaataaataaattgaaGAGGCGTCTTTATTGTTTGAgatagaatataaaaaaatctacaaGAGAGTGTAATGACTTGAAGACAAAGTAAATGGAGCATTTCCACTTTGTACACCctacatatataaatatcaattttagaaaatatccCTGATTTTCGGAATTCGAGGCGGACAGAAcgagaagaaaaaaaatcgaaaaaaatttataaaaaaacaacataataactaaaaataaacaaattgtatttt belongs to Vairimorpha necatrix chromosome 12, complete sequence and includes:
- a CDS encoding spore wall protein 25-like translates to MLSLLLISLVSCSNFGDYRALNTDCCNRSKKSSYKEYSYDKPCHYSWNFERFVEKTIKTFRYDFTYTDYELLKCILYYIWECIGRKDKNKLALFVASSLHNTSYYKTFEERCSNDKYKSRGLLMIRGYENYAYLSELSCNDYIECPKLLAIPRYDTVCDTIKFWKEKLRGIYTFDNMMRSFRIQSWIENPNHLDIQNWRCMYEKLKWAYHEK
- a CDS encoding proteasome subunit PSB4 (PSB4); this translates as MESSVALKGNDFVIIGTDSSVKNSYLVLKREEDKFYNINNKVVFTYLGDQGDAFRTSSFINEKLIYEEIQNNVEITPKVTANVIQKTLYDNLRSHPKNCYFLVGGLSQDGPELYSVDLYGSLHENDFMAVGISTYFCYGVLDKEYHKNITKEDGIKIIQKCFYVLKQRCSVDISNIEIKIVSKEGVETINKVL